The following are encoded in a window of Coregonus clupeaformis isolate EN_2021a unplaced genomic scaffold, ASM2061545v1 scaf0148, whole genome shotgun sequence genomic DNA:
- the LOC121586228 gene encoding cation-dependent mannose-6-phosphate receptor-like, whose amino-acid sequence MKVSMPPPCTATSVRLLVLAVQLVLLVCGGQASDNTKRCKLFSESLAERKVLSLLEPLTNKNFSVETKSGKESYTYQFQVCGDAGKTVGAGLVQIDQTGKDEKVLGLYNATQAIGGSDWVMLIYSNGTKYEGHCSKEMRKAIVMISCNRGVEMGKLEVVLEDRERERDCFYLFELDSSAVCPALPSQLSAGSIILIIGFVLLSLYLICGFLYQRLIVGAKGLQQFPNYVFWMQVGNLAADGCNFVCRTQGPEEEPPTYRGVSTEPEEEPEERDDHLLPM is encoded by the exons ATGAAG GTGTCCATGCCCCCCCCCTGCACAGCGACGTCTGTGCGGCTGTTAGTTCTGGCTGTTCAGCTGGTCCTGTTGGTGTGTGGAGGCCAGGCCAGTGACAACACCAAGAGGTGTAAACTGTTCTCTGAGTCCCTGGCAGAACGGAAGGTCCTCAGTCTTCTAGAACCACTCACTAACAAGAA TTTCTCGGTGGAGACGAAAAGCGGCAAGGAGAGCTACACGTACCAGTTCCAGGTGTGTGGGGATGCGGGGAAAACGGTAGGAGCGGGACTCGTTCAGATCGACCAGACCGGGAAAGATGAGAAAGTGCTTGGCCTGTACAATGCAACACAGGCTATCGGAGGAA GTGACTGGGTGATGCTGATCTACAGCAACGGCACCAAGTATGAAGGCCACTGTTCCAAGGAGATGAGGAAAGCCATTGTCATGATCTCCTGCAACAGAGGAGTGGAAATg GGGaagctggaagtggtgttggaggatagggagagggagagggactgtTTCTATCTGTTTGAACTGGACTCCAGTGCAGTCTGTCCCGCTCTGCCATCCCAGCTCAGTGCAGGCTCCATAATACTCATAAT TGGGTTCGTCCTCTTGTCACTGTACCTCATTTGTGGATTCCTCTACCAGCGGTTGATTGTCGGGGCCAAAGGGTTGCAACAGTTCCCCAATTATGTCTTCTGGATGCAGGTTGGCAACCTGGCAGCG GATGGATGTAATTTTGTGTGTAGGACACAGGGCCCCGAAGAGGAACCTCCCACATACAGGGGCGTGTCCACAGAGCCAGAGGAGGAGCCAGAAGAGAGGGATGACCACTTACTTCCCATGTGA
- the LOC121585388 gene encoding uncharacterized protein LOC121585388, whose product MGTKRPSLNPFDIFNPSNQSASDRNPQPNSQISRETSPRPETMARTDRERERIREQEWRREREMERLKDKTRNRRKEMEPGPRERNREKDCAHISRGREEEREWRERGRGRAGERRANGRPTSNMEIGNDRDREKERKKGDTFPRMTRNSNERDRRMSAFVEEDVGKEGTRQLERQKGTEMDDREREREKAAQIQRYRDAERDLQRYRERERIRAKEEGDKNGGRPMDDKTVRRREREREADPDFRERRRERDSKGNDLWSKRERYMDGERERPKLWQGEREVRGREGDSQNYSDRECRDGRREGNREGQRDTRSEGDSDGEKWKERVRDDNRRELKHLHSKSEGDNEGNTAWDRVREKEKERQKWRGGEMYRERDGGRDAYRQRVRDGGRNRDGERDMEKYRERDRRKAREVERERDGVREGGRREDGPRERRDPEKEREGTQPNVTGKRGKQMDGERFRERDRYYKGEDEERRRREKRDRETDPKREGGADRGSRSQSETVPRVPPQVQSSGEWSSDIELERNWRRGRNSHEEKESEGEKDVDRGQRERSDRVKGREGREEETKRPEQRKMWLEPQRVRYNKDSSVEDEVIERERDRHTNRCRERSEEEDRSMEQRTGREKERKTEGDGQEDRSAEQTMSINGERETEREGGRERYLERGTGGETEIELNVDENDETEAWRRSDSRGEEHQTYSDGEREERWQRDRETERENVTEGDREEEGGSDRYAHSEREGGSEREREGERDRIPSYEDGFITVSSGGEEEFEDCKEFLEVGVANHVARQPVGFQGSEGEMERGGGRRHEREREITEERTEQKEDAVEGEVNDGKGKKQPTYVFCVIGQTLPRSIPNQTEVLGDVESEPTNQNPGYGHDSSDITHLPHDDPSRDGDQGAEDERKRVREEIHVPNEERTDTEESSIVDVSHATLKRESEERLKVMEENPYAEIDRRRNSETEKLLKEWRERHKEYTDTRERDPTDRRRTEPEMGPSSHPSGGYHQHGISVVDQVTSDQNNPGVMSPEEAVAFQIRISGAWSTEEEAKRHSQASHMKWAKNVLSEILGSSEEHALGDPQPESQGGQEVSQTERGTERVEEEIEEEKDETPEGGGASPVYATVHKQTKCGRKSVEAQLSEREAEPGKVEDERGTWEKLADMHAEALNAMLGDGAPTDTHAAITLDTTHGDTPTDRQGEEVEGNNVCTDRQTDSHIHIQVEMVTEDEGEMEKGGEVGDEVHILDAEKEAHAQKEEDLFLSVSNTLYKPTSCPSLIYNPDSEQPITTIEENMEEEGEKERTVGEGEENSVVEGKQERRIEDGAEDWGKLGEVTEERKLEGESEKREGGEEGKEESKTTGGGGVKSTCSFQDLGTDVQYRRRGFRKTTERRNEEEEGGGVARDRRTRIFHASVDDEEEVSFNWGDVDLRNVTNTIEMTRRNSKFYNSQLYQQYSETAQNREILSQSCSDALSIYEVLPVPLSPVPSSLAPSLPPARRPLPCLPPVIHPHSLSHSGSTSSGTSAKFLPLPQPPQARLAPPARPSSPRLSISLTLWQEIPEVRNSAEFGELTDDQRRLQEVQFEVVTSEASYCRSLDIVVDHFVKSKPLGELLTTQDRNWLFSRLADVRAISHSFLLKLEERVESDMMHFTVCDIIARHCQRFKKVYVPYLTNQSYQDATYQRLMDENQGFRRVVEKLERSAVCQRLPLRSFLILPFQRITRIKLLVQNIVKRTAQDTEEEVQAIKAMKLLERLIQESNDSITQMKSIESLVSLSARVDFECRTLPLVSQSRRLVREGPVTEMMDFSLRETERSVYLHLFNDYLLLSLHKEGGRFTVIDHAPVSELRAENCRVKLHSLQKNLFRLYLNKKALLLSTDTQGDKLRWISAVSRPHPVIDYSAAQDFTQMQCIRAFVAHQPDELSLEKAEVILVHQQSSDGWVEGTRLSDRHRGWTPESHLETIASLRVRQRNLLDALKITTATAAI is encoded by the exons ATGGGGACCAAACGCCCCAGTCTGAATCCCTTTGACATATTTAATCCATCCAATCAAAGCGCTTCCGACCGGAACCCTCAGCCAAACAGCCAGATCTCCCGCGAAACAAGTCCCAGACCTGAAACTATGGcccggacagacagagagagggagaggatcagagaacaggaatggaggagagaaagagaaatggagagattgAAGGACAAAACAAGAAATAGAAGAAAAGAGATGGAACCTGGAccaagagagaggaacagagagaaggacTGTGCCCACATatccagagggagggaggaggaaagggaatggagagagagaggaagggggagagcgggagagagacgTGCCAACGGAAGACCTACTTCAAATATGGAGATCGGgaacgacagagacagagaaaaggagagaaagaaaggagacaCGTTTCCTAGAATGACAAGAAATAGCaacgagagagacagaagaatgaGTGCATTTGTGGAGGAAGATGTGGGGAAAGAAGGAACGAGACAATTGGAGAGACAGAAGGGAACAGAGATGGACgacagggagagagaacgagagaaagcAGCACAGATACAGCGGTATCGAGACGCAGAGAGGGACTTacaaagatacagagagagggagagaataaggGCAAAGGAGGAGGGAGATAAAAATGGAGGGAGGCCCATGGATGATAAGACAgtgagacggagggagagagagagggaagcggACCCAGATttcagagaaaggaggagagagagggactcaAAGGGCAATGACCTATGGAGCAAAAGAGAGAGGtatatggatggagagagagaaaggccaaAACTCTGGCAGGGAGAAAGGgaagttagagggagagagggagattcaCAGAACTATTCGGATAGAGAGTgcagggatggaaggagggaaggaaatagagagggacagagggacaccAGGAGCGAGGGAGACAGTgatggagagaagtggaaagagagagtgagggatgacAACAGAAGAGAACTGAAACATCTGCACAGTAAAAGTGAGGGGGACAATGAGGGGAACACAGCATGGGAtagagtgagggagaaagagaaggagagacagaaatggagagggggggagatgtacagagagagggatggagggagagatgcttATAGACAGAGAGTGAGGGACGGGGGCaggaacagggatggagagagggacatggagaaatacagagagagggacaggagaaaAGCGagggaagtggagagagagagggatggggtgagagaagggggCAGGCGAGAGGACGGACCAAGGGAAAGGAGGGACccggagaaagagagggagggaacacAGCCTAATGTAACAGGAAAGAGAGGGAAGCAGATGGACGGAGAGAGattcagagagagggacagatattACAAGGGGGAGGATGAAGAGAGGAGGCGcagggagaagagagacagagagacagatccCAAAAGGGAGGGAGGAGCAGACAGAGGTAGCCGATCGCAGAGTGAGACAGTCCCAAGGGTGCCACCACAAGTCCAGAGCAGCGGAGAATGGAGCAGTGACATAGAGTTGGAAAGAAACTGGAGAAGAGGAAGAAACAGTCATGAAGAGAAAGAgtcagagggagagaaggatgtgGACAGGGGGCAGAGGGAGCGTAGCGATAGAGTGAAGggtagagaaggaagagaggaggagacgaaGCGCCCTGAGCAGCGGAAGATGTGGTTAGAACCACAGAGGGTCAGATATAACAAAGACTCCTCTGTAGAGGATGAGGTTATAGAGAGAGAACGAGATAGGCACACTAACAGATGTAGAGAGAGAAGTGAAGAAGAGGACAGATCCATGGAACAAAGGACAGGCAGAGAAAAAGAAaggaagacagagggagatggacaAGAGGATAGGTCAGCGGAACAAACAATGTCCataaacggagagagagaaactgagagggagggagggagagaaaggtatTTGGAGCGAGGGACAGGGGGAGAAACAGAGATAGAGTTAAATGTAGATGAAAACGATGAGACAGAAGCCTGGAGAAGGAGTGAtagcagaggagaggaacaccAGACTTatagcgatggagagagagaggaacgctggcagagggacagggagacagagagagagaatgtgacagagggtgacagagaggaagaaggaggaagtGATAGATATGCACACTCCGAGCGCGAgggaggaagtgagagagagcgggaaggagagagggatagaatcCCTTCCTATGAGGACGGCTTTATCACTGTGTCCAGCGGAGGAGAAGAGGAGTTTGAGGACTGCAAGGAATTCTTGGAAGTTGGGGTTGCTAATCATGTTGCCAGGCAACCTGTTGGCTTTcaggggagcgagggagagatggagagaggtggagggagaagacatgaaagagagagagaaataacagaAGAACGGACAGAGCAAAAGGAAGATGCAGTGGAGGGAGAGGTGAATGACGGAAAGGGGAAGAAGCAACCCACCTACGTGTTCTGTGTGATTGGACAAACACTGCCCAGGTCAATACCCAATCAGACAGAGGTCCTGGGTGACGTGGAATCAGAGCCGACCAATCAAAATCCTGGATATGGTCATGACAGTAGTGACATTACACACCTCCCTCATGATGACCCTTCCAGAGATGGAGACCAAGGGGCAGAGGATGAGAGAAAAAGAGTGAGGGAAGAGATCCACGTGCCAAATGAGGAGAGAACAGACACAGAAGAGAGCTCCATAGTGGACGTCAGTCACGCCACCCTAAAACGAGAGAGCGAAGAACGACTGAAGGTCATGGAGGAGAACCCATACGCTGAGATAGACCGAAGGAGGAACTCTGAGACCGAAAAACTCCTCAAAGAGTGGAGAGAAAGACATAAAGAGTACACAGACACAAGAGAGAGGGACCCAACAGACAGAAGGAGGACAGAACCAGAGATGGGTCCATCTTCACACCCCAGTGGAGGGTACCACCAGCATGGGATCTCTGTAGTTGACCAAGTCACCTCTGACCAGAATAACCCTGGAGTGATGAGCCCAGAGGAAGCTGTGGCCTTCCAGATCCGTATAAGTGGAGCCTGGAGCACAGAAGAGGAGGCCAAGCGCCACTCCCAGGCCTCACACATGAAGTGGGCCAAGAATGTATTGAGCGAGATCCTTGGCAGCTCAGAGGAACACGCCCTCGGCGACCCCCAGCCAGAGTCACAGGGAGGTCAAGAGGTCAGCCAGACTGAGAGAGGGACCGAGAGGGTAGAAGAGGAGATAGAGGAAGAAAAGGACGAGACGCCAGAGGGGGGAGGAGCATCACCCGTCTACGCCACGGTTCATAAGCAGACGAAGTGTGGTAGGAAGTCGGTGGAGGCGCAGCTGTCTGAGCGGGAGGCAGAGCCAGGGAAGGTGGAGGATGAGAGAGGTACATGGGAGAAACTAGCAGACATGCATGCTGAGGCTCTCAATGCTATGCTTGGTGATGGCGCACCCACAGACACGCATGCTGCCATAACCCTAGACACTACTCATGGAGAcacacctacagacagacagggagaggaggtggagggtaaCAATGTGTGTacggacagacaaacagacagtcaTATACATATCCAGGTAGAGATGGTGACAGAGGATGAGGGTGAGATGGAGAAAGGGGGTGAAGTTGGGGACGAGGTTCATATACTGGATGCAGAGAAAGAAGCGCATGCCCAGAAAGAGGAAGATCTGTTTCTCTCTGTGAGCAACACCCTGTACAAACCAACCAGCTGCCCCAGCCTTATATACAACCCTGACTCAGAACAACCTATTACCACCATAGAGGAAAATATGGAGGaagaaggggagaaagagaggactgtgggagagggggaagagaataGTGTGGTAGAGGGGAAGCAGGAAAGGAGGATAGAGGATGGGGCCGAGGACTGGGGGAAATTGGGAGAAGTGACTGAGGAGAGGAAACTGGAAGGGGAGTCagagaagagggaaggaggggaggagggcaaGGAAGAGAGTAAAACAACGGGAGGTGGGGGGGTGAAGAGCACTTGTAGTTTCCAAGATTTGGGCACCGATGTTCAGTATAGGAGGCGGGGGTTCCGCAAGACAACAGAGAGAAGAAAcgaggaagaagaaggaggaggagttgCGAGGGATCGCAGAACGAGAATATTCCACGCATcag ttgatgatgaggaggaggtgaGCTTCAACTGGGGAGACGTGGACCTGAG GAATGTCACGAATACCATCGAAATGACTAGGAGGAACTCCAAATTTTACA ATTCCCAGCTCTACCAGCAGTACAGTGAGACGGCTCAGAACAGGGAGATCCTCAGTCAGTCTTGCTCTGACGCCCTCTCCATCTACGAGGTgctccctgtccccctgtcccccgtACCCTCCTCCCTGGCCCCCTCGCTCCCTCCTGCCCGCAGACCCTTACCCTGTCTCCCCCCAGTCATCCACCCCCACTCTCTGTCCCACTCTggctctacatccagtggcaccAGCGCCAAGTTCCTGCCCCTACCACAGCCGCCCCAGGCCCGCCTGGCCCCCCCGGCCAGGCcttcctctcctcgcctctccatctccctcaccCTGTGGCAGGAGATCCCTGAGGTCAGGAACAGTGCTGAGTTTGGGGAGCTGACTGACGACCAGAGACGCCTGCAGGAG GTGCAGTTTGAGGTTGTAACTTCGGAAGCGTCGTACTGTCGTAGTCTGGACATCGTGGTGGACCACTTTGTCAAGTCTAAGCCGCTCGGTGAGTTGTTGACTACTCAGGACAGGAACTGGCTATTCTCCAGGCTGGCCGACGTCCGAGCCATCAGCCACAG TTTTCTGTTGAAGCTGGAAGAGAGGGTGGAATCTGATATGATGCATTTCACCGTGTGCGACATCATCGCTCGCCACTGTCAACGCTTCAAGAAAGTCTACGTGCCCTACCTCACCAACCAATCATATCAGGATGCCACTTACCAGAGACTCAT GGATGAGAACCAAGGGTTCAGGCGGGTAGTGGAGAAGTTGGAACGCAGTGCAGTGTGTCAGCGTCTTCCTCTTCGCTCCTTCCTCATCCTCCCCTTCCAGAGGATCACACGAATCAAGCTCcttgtgcag AACATTGTGAAGAGAACAGCccaagacacagaggaggaggtcCAGGCCATCAAAGCTATGAAGCTACTGGAGAGG TTGATCCAGGAGAGCAATGACAGTATTACTCAGATGAAGAGCATTGAGTCGCTGGTCTCTCTCAGTGCCAGAGTGGACTTTGAATGCAGG ACTCTCCCCCTGGTCAGTCAGTCTCGTAGGCTGGTGAGAGAGGGACCAGTGACTGAGATGATGGATTTCTctctgagggagacagagaggagtgtcTACCTGCACCTCTTCAATGACTACCTGCTGCTGTCGCTGCACAAAGA AGGGGGCAGGTTCACAGTGATAGACCATGCTCCAGTGTCAGAGCTGCGTGCTGAGAACTGTCGGGTCAAACTGCACTCTCTTCAGAAGAACCTGTTCCGCCTCTACCTCAACAAGAAAGCCCTGCTACTTAGCACCGACACACA AGGTGACAAACTGCGTTGGATCTCAGCTGTCTCCAGGCCCCATCCTGTTATTGACTACTCTGCAGCACAAG ACTTCACACAGATGCAGTGCATCCGAGCCTTCGTTGCCCACCAACCAGACGAGCTGTCCCTGGAGAAGGCTGAGGTCATTCTGGTCCACCAGCAGAGCAGCGACG GTTGGGTGGAGGGGACCAGGCtgtcagacagacacagaggatGGACTCCTGAGTCCCATTTGGAAACCATAGCCAGCCTCAGGGTCCGACAGCGCAACCTGCTGGACGCTCTCAAAATTACCACAGCCACGGCTGCAATATGA